The Sporosarcina sp. Te-1 DNA window ACTTTGCTGCATAATGAGGCATCCACTGTCTCTCCTATTTTCATTTCCATCCTTTGGCCATTGTGTTCGAAATCCATAGCACCGCTAACTAATGTATACCTTTCCACCTTTGCGTGATCGGGATTATACTGGGCACAGAATGAACCGCCCGGCGGCAAAGCAAACATCGCCTCCGCCAAGTTATGATGCCGATCCAGAAGCGTTATAGTTCCGGACGACAGACGCAACACAGGGTGGCAACTCTTCTCCTTTTTCCAGTCCTTCCTCATTGTCCGCTTCATCAGCACCCTCCGTCAGTCAAAATTCGACTGGTTTCCCCATTTTTCTTTATTATACAGGAGGATGGTATTGATGGCTATTATGTTTTTAGAATTAATAGATTATTCTTTTATAATTCTTGTCTCAAAGCTTGAATGACATCAATCTTGGTTGCTTTTCTCGCTGGACGCCATCCTGAAATCATAGCGACTGTTATGCTGATGGCGGAGGCAATGAGGACGAGCTGCCATGGAATGATAGAGAACGTGATATCCATCCCACTGAGATCCTCTTCACTCAGAGCGGCAGAAACAATAATCGGCAAGACCATGTTGGCAATAAAGCTGATGCCGTACGACAGGATGACCGCAATAACCGTCCCTAAAATACCGATCCATGCACTTTCCATCAAGAAGAGCCGCTGGATCAGCTTAGGACTCGCGCCAATCGCTTTCATAACACCAATCTCGCGTGTACGTTCCGTGACAGCCATGGTCATTGTGTTAAAGATCCCAATAGAAGCAATTAAAATAGCAATCGTACCTACGAACACAAGGCCAGCCTTGAACGCAAGGAAAAAGACGTCCATCTGTTCCAGCTGGTCAGCGATCGAATAGACTGAGAATCCCTCTTCCTTCAGCTTACTGCTCACACTCGTCACATTTTCCAACTTGTCAGCATACACCTTGACATTGCCGTAAAACAACTGACTATCCGCATCCTCATTATGCGTTTGATAGATTTGATTCAAGGAAGGCATAATGGTCGCATCCGCATAAAAATTAACATCCTGAAGCCAATCTTTCGCCGGCTCTTTTGCAATGCCGACAATCGTAAACTTCATTTCCTCCGGGAATAATTCCTTTTCCTCATAGTAGCCCATTTGATACGTAAACTGTTTTCCGATCAGCTTCTCCTTGTACGTGACAGGCTCTTCTGGATTGTCGCCCTCTTTCACAAGGAGCTCCGCAAAATGGCTGCCAACTACAACTTCATCTGAGGATTTCGGAAGACGTCCCTCCTTCAGGGCAAAACCAACTTTCTCTTCCTCTTTGAAATCGGTAATAATGAGAGGTTGGCTTCCAGAGAAGCCGTCTAAGCCTGTCTTCGAATCCAAGTTCATCGATTGTCGATAGACGACCGCTTTCACATGGTCGCGTTTCTTCAGCTTCTCGACTATCGACTCGTCCATCTGGTCTGAATACACTTCAATTTCATTTACCACTCGATTATCCAAAATCTCTTTTCGCATCGTATCATGGATTCCGAAGCCGACTGATGCCAGGACGATCAGAAAGGCCGTTCCCATTGTTGCGGCAAGAATCGTCATGAACACTCGCAGCTTATTCTTCTTAATATGCTGGCGGACAAAATCCAGTTGATCGTTAAATTGCATGCGTCACACCGCCTTCCTTTAATTCGCCATCGTGCATCCGATAAATACGGTTCGCCGTCTCTGCCACGGTGTCGTCATGCGTAATGATGACGAACGTAATGCCGCGAGCCCGGTTCAACGACTGGATCAACAGCAAAATGTCCTGCTCTGTTTCAGAATCCAAACTCCCTGTCGGCTCGTCCGCGAAAATAATCGGCGGATCGGTAATGAGCGCCCGTGCAATACTCACCCGTTGCTGCTGCCCACCCGACAACTCATTCGGATAATGGTGCTGCACATCCGTCAATCCAACAAGCGTAAGCAGCTCCTTCACTTTCTGCTTGCGGCTAACCCGATCAACCCCGCCCAATTTAAGCGGCAGCTCCACATTCTCAAACGCCGTCAGTCCCGGCATCAACTGGAAGTTCTGAAAA harbors:
- a CDS encoding FtsX-like permease family protein encodes the protein MQFNDQLDFVRQHIKKNKLRVFMTILAATMGTAFLIVLASVGFGIHDTMRKEILDNRVVNEIEVYSDQMDESIVEKLKKRDHVKAVVYRQSMNLDSKTGLDGFSGSQPLIITDFKEEEKVGFALKEGRLPKSSDEVVVGSHFAELLVKEGDNPEEPVTYKEKLIGKQFTYQMGYYEEKELFPEEMKFTIVGIAKEPAKDWLQDVNFYADATIMPSLNQIYQTHNEDADSQLFYGNVKVYADKLENVTSVSSKLKEEGFSVYSIADQLEQMDVFFLAFKAGLVFVGTIAILIASIGIFNTMTMAVTERTREIGVMKAIGASPKLIQRLFLMESAWIGILGTVIAVILSYGISFIANMVLPIIVSAALSEEDLSGMDITFSIIPWQLVLIASAISITVAMISGWRPARKATKIDVIQALRQEL
- a CDS encoding ABC transporter ATP-binding protein, which translates into the protein MIEVQELYHSFKIGKKGKEKEVPVLKGLNFAIQKGEIVSIVGRSGSGKSTLLHILAGFLTPDRGTIRVDGTMTTSFTEAERAAFRLSTYGFIFQNFQLMPGLTAFENVELPLKLGGVDRVSRKQKVKELLTLVGLTDVQHHYPNELSGGQQQRVSIARALITDPPIIFADEPTGSLDSETEQDILLLIQSLNRARGITFVIITHDDTVAETANRIYRMHDGELKEGGVTHAI